A single genomic interval of Geotrypetes seraphini chromosome 1, aGeoSer1.1, whole genome shotgun sequence harbors:
- the LOC117366579 gene encoding tigger transposable element-derived protein 1-like, with amino-acid sequence MATKRKSSSATESAPKREKKVKTLQEKVELLDMLQRVKSSSAVARHYSINESTVTYIKKNEKQIREAVAAAAPAGAKRLHVVRDANLSRTEAGIFLRVQDCHKKRIPIDSVMIRGKAKSLYENLKSREGGTSQSTDFLASKGWVDKFRHRYGLRNVRVTGEAASANQEAAREFPATFKQLIEEKGYEPEQAFNADETALFWKKMPQRTFISKEDKRAPGFKAARDRLTMLLCANAVGHIIKPTLIYKAANPRALKGKDKSQLPVYWMSNKKAWTTRALFLEWFHQCFVPEVRKYLANKGMEFKVMLALDNAPGHPDSHEFHIEGVEIVYLPPNTTSIIQPLDQGVIRTFKAHYTRYSLERIVHAMDEGHNVENIMKNWKEFTIADAIKIIERAVKAVKPETVNLCWKNIWPECVKRDINVNITEPGQEIMEGIIDLAKQVGGEGFEDMHMEDIQDLIDTRSNELTEDDLIDLTAPEGEAIPDDEEEGGVEEEVPEDKFTLDNIAESIHRFNGAIDFFYDIDPSMVRALKVRELEEAAIST; translated from the coding sequence atggctACAAAGCGCAAAAGTTCAAGTGCTACTGAAAGTGCTCCCAAAAGGGAGAAAAAGGTGAAAACcttacaagaaaaggtagaattattggatatgcttcagagagtAAAATCCTCCTCCGCTGTTGCTCGACACTATAGCATTAATGAATCAACCGTTACGTacataaaaaagaatgaaaaacaaatcCGTGAAGCTGTTGCGGCAGCTGCACCAGCAGGTGCGAAGAGATTACATGTTGTGCGAGATGCCAATCTCTCTCGCACGGAAGCTGGAATATTTCTGAGGGTGCAGGATTGCCACAAAAAGAGAATACCGATAGACTCTGTGATGATAAGAGGAAAGGCAAAGTCTTTGTATGAAAACTTGAAGAGCAGGGAAGGAGGAACGTCGCAATCCACCGACTTTCTGGCCAGTAAAGGGTGGGTTGATAAATTCCGTCACAGGTATGGCCTCCGTAATGTtagagtgacaggagaagcagcatctGCCAACCAAGAGGCAGCTAGAGAGTTCCCTGCTACCTTTAAGCAACttattgaagagaagggatatgaACCTGAGCAGGCATTCAATGCCGATGAAACTGCTCTCTTTTGGAAGAAAATGCCACAGAGGACTTTCATTAGCAAAGAGGATAAGCGAGCACCAGGTTTCAAGGCTGCAAGGGATAGATTGACCATGCTGCTTTGCGCAAATGCAGTAGGCCATATCATAAAGCCAACCCTGATTTATAAAGCTGCAAACCCCCGAGCCTTGAAAGGAAAAGATAAATCCCAGCTGCCTGTTTACTGGATGAGCAACAAGAAGGCTTGGACAACAAGAGCTCTGTTCCTAGAGTGGTTTCATCAGTGTTTTGTGCCAGAAGTAAGAAAATACCTGGCCAATAAAGGAATGGAATTCAAGGTTATGTTGGCATTGGACAATGCCCCTGGACACCCAGACTCACATGAGTTCCACATAGAGGGTGTTGAGATCGTCTACTTGCCCCCCAACACAACATCTATCATCCAGCCTCTTGACCAGGGGGTAATAAGGACCTTCAAAGCACACTACACACGGTATTCATTAGAGAGGATTGTCCATGCTATGGATGAAGGCCACAACGTTGAAAACATCATGAAAAATTGGAAGGAATTCACTATTGCGGATGCAATCAAAATTATTGAAAGAGCGGTGAAAGCTGTCAagccagagacagtgaacttgtgCTGGAAAAATATTTGGCCTGAATGTGTAAAAAGGGATATCAATGTAAATATCACAGAGCCAGGCCAAGAAATTATGGAAGGCATCATTGATTTGGCAAAGCaggtgggtggggaaggctttGAAGATATGCATATGGAGGATATTCAAGACTTAATAGACACCAGATCAAATGAACTAACGGAAGATGATCTCATTGATCTGActgctcctgaaggagaggcaataccagATGACGAGGAGGAAGGAGGAGTAGAAGAAGAGGTACCTGAAGACAAGTTTACACTAGATAATATTGCAGAGAGCATACACAGGTTTAATGGTGCGATTGACTTTTTCTATGACATCGACCCATCCATGGTACGTGCGTTAAAGGT